A single Pseudodesulfovibrio aespoeensis Aspo-2 DNA region contains:
- the rplI gene encoding 50S ribosomal protein L9, producing the protein MKLILRADVDALGRLGEIVTVKAGYGRNYLIPQGLAKPATPANLKAFELERRKLQENANSLRAQAQGLADRIAATPLTIEVRVGEGDKLYGSVTSTNIGDVLEAAGINIDRRKIVLSDPIRSLGEYEVEVKLHPDVHGELKLSVVRHGASIIEETAPAAKGSVAKDAQSEDAETAEA; encoded by the coding sequence ATGAAACTTATATTACGCGCTGATGTCGATGCCCTGGGTCGGCTCGGAGAAATCGTTACTGTCAAGGCCGGCTATGGCCGCAACTACCTGATCCCTCAGGGACTTGCCAAGCCCGCCACCCCCGCCAACCTCAAGGCTTTTGAGCTCGAGCGCCGCAAGCTGCAGGAGAATGCCAATTCCCTGCGCGCCCAGGCCCAGGGCCTGGCCGATCGCATCGCCGCCACGCCCCTCACCATCGAAGTGCGCGTGGGCGAAGGCGACAAGCTCTACGGTTCGGTCACGTCCACCAACATCGGCGACGTGCTTGAGGCCGCAGGCATCAACATCGACCGCAGGAAGATCGTCCTGTCCGACCCCATCCGCTCGCTTGGCGAGTACGAGGTCGAGGTCAAGCTGCACCCCGACGTTCACGGCGAGCTGAAGCTCTCTGTCGTCCGCCACGGCGCTTCCATCATCGAAGAAACTGCTCCGGCGGCCAAGGGATCCGTTGCTAAAGATGCACAGTCCGAAGACGCCGAAACAGCAGAGGCCTAG
- the rpsR gene encoding 30S ribosomal protein S18 yields the protein MAFRKKFTPRKKFCRFCADQELPLDYKRTDILRDFVTERGKIIARRITGTCAKHQRRLTNEIKRARQMALLFYTTVHSTDVKKRSSM from the coding sequence ATGGCATTTCGCAAGAAATTCACCCCGAGGAAGAAGTTCTGCCGCTTCTGCGCGGACCAGGAACTGCCCCTTGACTACAAGCGCACCGACATCCTTCGTGATTTCGTGACCGAGCGCGGCAAGATCATTGCCCGCCGCATCACCGGCACCTGCGCCAAGCATCAGCGCCGACTGACCAACGAGATCAAGCGCGCCCGTCAAATGGCCCTTCTGTTCTACACCACCGTTCACAGCACCGATGTGAAGAAACGGAGCTCCATGTAG
- the rpsF gene encoding 30S ribosomal protein S6, with product MANNYETLVLLSPELAEENRKGILDLLTSIVEREGGNMVETDDWGLRQLAYPVQKQTRGYYVRLVYDAPGNLVAELERNIRITDGIFKFMTVKLAA from the coding sequence ATGGCTAACAACTACGAGACGCTCGTGCTTCTCTCTCCCGAGTTGGCTGAGGAAAACAGGAAAGGCATCCTGGACCTCCTCACCTCCATCGTGGAGCGCGAAGGCGGCAACATGGTCGAAACCGACGACTGGGGCCTGCGCCAGCTGGCCTACCCTGTCCAGAAGCAGACCCGCGGATACTATGTGCGACTGGTCTATGACGCCCCCGGAAATCTGGTGGCCGAGCTTGAACGCAACATCCGCATCACCGACGGCATCTTCAAGTTCATGACCGTCAAACTGGCTGCCTAG
- a CDS encoding phosphoribosylaminoimidazolesuccinocarboxamide synthase, producing the protein MTAVMETDFKEYTRISRGKVRDIYAIDADTLLLVTTDRISAFDVVMPDPIEDKGKILNQITLFWMDMMRDLVPNHIIATNVDDYPEPLRKYKAELQDRSVLVKRAKPLPIECIVRGFITGSGWKDYQKTGQVCGHALPANLKESEMLETPLFTPSTKADLGDHDENITLDTAAQLIGADLMRTVETLAIAIYSRARDYARLRGIIIADTKFEFGMVGDQLILIDEVLTPDSSRFWPVEGYAPGASQPSFDKQYFRDWLEEIGFNKQPPAPRVPPEIAESTRAKYMEAYALLTGGELKL; encoded by the coding sequence ATGACCGCCGTGATGGAAACCGATTTCAAGGAATACACGCGCATCTCCAGAGGCAAGGTCCGCGATATCTATGCGATAGATGCCGACACCCTGCTGCTGGTGACCACGGACCGCATCTCCGCCTTTGACGTGGTCATGCCCGACCCCATTGAGGACAAGGGCAAAATCCTCAACCAGATCACCCTGTTCTGGATGGACATGATGCGTGATCTGGTGCCCAACCACATCATCGCCACCAACGTGGACGACTATCCCGAGCCGCTTCGCAAATACAAGGCCGAGTTGCAGGATCGCAGCGTGCTGGTCAAGAGAGCCAAGCCCCTGCCCATCGAGTGCATCGTGCGCGGCTTCATCACCGGCTCAGGCTGGAAGGACTACCAGAAGACTGGGCAGGTCTGCGGCCACGCGCTGCCAGCCAATCTCAAGGAATCCGAGATGCTTGAGACGCCGCTTTTCACCCCCTCCACCAAGGCGGACCTGGGCGACCACGACGAGAACATCACCCTGGACACGGCGGCCCAGCTCATCGGCGCGGACCTGATGCGCACTGTCGAAACCCTGGCCATCGCCATCTACAGCCGCGCCCGCGACTACGCCCGGCTGCGCGGCATCATCATCGCGGACACCAAGTTCGAGTTCGGCATGGTCGGCGACCAGCTCATCCTCATCGACGAGGTGCTGACCCCGGACTCGTCGCGCTTCTGGCCTGTGGAAGGATACGCGCCCGGCGCGTCGCAGCCGAGCTTTGACAAGCAGTATTTCCGCGACTGGCTGGAGGAGATCGGCTTCAACAAGCAGCCCCCGGCCCCGCGCGTGCCGCCGGAGATCGCCGAGAGCACCCGCGCCAAGTACATGGAAGCATACGCCCTGCTCACGGGCGGGGAACTCAAGCTTTAG
- the hisD gene encoding histidinol dehydrogenase, which translates to MPCRTLDYTNLQDWPAIATWLDRRKDPDTTVDGIVRDILAAVKDRGNDALVEYTRTFDCPNFDGSMLRVPKEAIDAALADLPRADIAILEEAIRRVRDFHANQKEKSWWTTSPDGTILGQMVRPVDRVGLYVPGGQGGETPLISSLIMNAIPAQVAGVESIAVTSPPRADATLNPYILATAALLGLGEIHLAGSAWAIGALAYGTQTIAPCDVLAGPGNIFVATAKSQLIGQVGIDMVAGPSEIVILADSSATPAWLAADMLSQAEHDPLAASILVTPDTGLAEEVRRELTTQCTALPRGQIAAKSLESWGGVITVPDLTAGAELVNLLAPEHLELALADPWTMLGSIRHAGAIFMGHTSPEPVGDYFAGPNHVLPTLRTVRFSSALSVQNFCKKSSVIATSPGYVAEHGHKIARLARLEGLEAHARSVECRTK; encoded by the coding sequence ATGCCGTGCAGAACCCTTGACTATACAAACCTCCAGGACTGGCCCGCCATCGCCACTTGGCTTGACCGGCGCAAAGACCCGGACACCACTGTGGACGGAATCGTCCGGGACATCCTCGCCGCGGTGAAAGACCGGGGCAACGACGCCCTGGTGGAGTACACCCGCACATTCGACTGCCCGAACTTCGACGGCTCCATGCTGCGCGTCCCCAAGGAGGCCATCGACGCAGCCCTGGCCGATCTGCCCAGGGCGGACATCGCCATCCTTGAGGAGGCGATCCGCCGGGTGCGCGACTTCCACGCCAACCAGAAGGAAAAATCCTGGTGGACCACCAGCCCGGACGGGACCATCCTGGGCCAGATGGTCCGCCCGGTGGACCGGGTGGGCCTCTATGTGCCCGGCGGCCAGGGCGGTGAGACCCCGCTCATCTCCAGCCTGATCATGAACGCCATCCCGGCCCAGGTAGCCGGGGTGGAGTCCATAGCCGTGACCTCGCCGCCGCGCGCCGACGCCACCCTGAACCCCTATATTCTGGCCACCGCCGCCCTGCTCGGCCTGGGTGAAATCCACCTCGCCGGTTCCGCCTGGGCCATCGGCGCACTGGCCTACGGCACGCAGACCATCGCCCCGTGCGACGTGCTTGCCGGGCCGGGCAACATCTTCGTGGCCACGGCCAAATCCCAGCTCATCGGACAGGTGGGCATCGACATGGTGGCCGGGCCAAGCGAGATCGTCATCCTGGCCGACAGCTCCGCCACCCCGGCCTGGCTGGCGGCGGACATGCTCTCCCAGGCCGAGCACGACCCGCTGGCTGCCTCCATCCTCGTCACCCCGGATACCGGGCTGGCCGAAGAAGTGCGCCGGGAACTGACGACCCAGTGCACCGCCCTGCCGCGCGGCCAGATCGCGGCCAAATCCCTGGAATCGTGGGGAGGCGTCATCACGGTGCCGGACCTGACCGCCGGGGCCGAGCTGGTCAACCTGCTGGCCCCCGAACACCTGGAACTCGCCCTGGCCGACCCTTGGACCATGCTCGGCTCCATCCGCCACGCCGGGGCCATCTTCATGGGCCACACCTCGCCAGAACCAGTGGGCGACTACTTTGCCGGACCCAACCATGTCCTGCCCACCCTGCGCACCGTGCGCTTTTCCTCGGCCCTGTCGGTCCAGAATTTCTGCAAGAAATCCAGCGTGATCGCCACAAGCCCCGGCTACGTGGCCGAGCACGGGCACAAGATCGCCCGGCTGGCCCGGCTGGAAGGGCTTGAAGCCCACGCCCGCAGCGTGGAATGCCGCACCAAATAG
- a CDS encoding outer membrane homotrimeric porin: MKRLIILAVLCAFVLSAAVASAADIKASGAWVVEANWNSNWAFNKDVAGASNGAAFAVSQRATTTFEFIANENLKGVLQTRYGTEQWGQKSFAIGSGDSGTNDNTQNRITVRQAYIDFNWPDTTVHVRAGYQGISLPAAFGGGSLVLDEEIGAAVVSGSMTDNVGYLVGYARAADGGANTNAYIDAYVAALPMSFEGFSFAPFGMYAPIGDATTATSLIGSKMQGLAANNATDVTDGSFDNAYWLGAAFTMDLFDPFVLMADVNYGTVKSSRSQNDRSGWLFDAALEYKGFDFMTPELFFVYTSGEDGNSSKGNGSSERMPVLAAQNWAIGSFFFGGDRLLMGSIQETNDYMGFWALGLSLKDIQSFAEGLTHDVHLIYARGTNDKNSLDVTGAGGSNHNFTYGRSLTEKDTLYEIDFNTGYKLYDELTLSLDLGYLNLDTKESRWNNVSGMKGGDAWKISTGVAYKF; the protein is encoded by the coding sequence ATGAAACGTCTTATCATCCTCGCCGTGCTGTGCGCCTTTGTGCTCAGCGCTGCCGTGGCCTCCGCCGCCGACATCAAAGCGTCCGGCGCCTGGGTCGTTGAGGCCAACTGGAATTCCAACTGGGCCTTCAACAAAGATGTAGCCGGCGCGTCCAACGGTGCTGCTTTCGCTGTCTCCCAGCGCGCCACCACCACCTTCGAGTTCATCGCCAACGAGAACCTGAAGGGCGTCCTCCAGACCCGTTACGGCACTGAGCAGTGGGGCCAGAAAAGCTTCGCCATCGGCTCTGGCGACTCCGGCACCAACGACAACACCCAGAACCGCATCACCGTGCGTCAGGCCTACATCGACTTCAACTGGCCCGACACCACCGTGCATGTCCGCGCTGGTTACCAGGGCATCTCCCTGCCTGCTGCCTTTGGCGGCGGCTCCCTGGTCCTGGACGAAGAGATCGGCGCTGCCGTTGTCTCCGGCTCCATGACCGACAACGTCGGCTACCTGGTCGGCTACGCCCGCGCTGCTGACGGCGGTGCCAACACCAATGCCTACATTGACGCTTACGTTGCCGCCCTGCCGATGAGCTTCGAAGGTTTCTCCTTCGCTCCCTTCGGCATGTACGCTCCGATCGGCGACGCCACGACCGCCACCTCCCTGATCGGCTCCAAGATGCAGGGTCTGGCTGCCAACAACGCCACCGACGTGACCGATGGTTCCTTTGACAACGCCTACTGGCTGGGCGCTGCCTTCACCATGGACCTGTTTGATCCCTTCGTCCTGATGGCCGACGTGAACTACGGCACTGTCAAGTCCAGCCGTTCCCAGAACGACCGTTCCGGCTGGCTGTTCGACGCCGCCCTGGAATACAAGGGCTTTGACTTCATGACCCCCGAGCTGTTCTTCGTCTACACCTCTGGTGAAGATGGAAACTCCTCCAAGGGCAATGGCTCCTCCGAGCGCATGCCTGTCCTGGCCGCCCAGAACTGGGCCATCGGCTCCTTCTTCTTCGGTGGTGACCGTCTGCTCATGGGTTCCATCCAGGAGACCAACGACTACATGGGCTTCTGGGCCCTGGGCCTGTCCCTCAAGGACATCCAGTCCTTTGCTGAAGGCCTGACCCACGACGTGCACTTGATCTACGCCAGGGGTACCAACGACAAGAATTCCTTGGACGTTACCGGCGCTGGTGGTTCCAACCACAACTTCACGTACGGTCGTTCCCTCACCGAGAAGGACACCCTGTACGAAATCGACTTCAACACCGGTTACAAGCTGTACGACGAGCTGACCCTGTCCCTGGACCTGGGTTACCTCAACTTGGACACCAAGGAATCCCGTTGGAACAACGTGTCTGGCATGAAGGGCGGCGACGCCTGGAAGATCAGCACCGGTGTGGCCTACAAGTTCTAG
- the uvrC gene encoding excinuclease ABC subunit UvrC, with protein sequence MAVTQEFKFFAADYPDSPGVYLMKNARGRIIYVGKAKRLRRRLASYFQKSSGLTPKTLALVGQVCAVDVLLTGTEKEALLLEEGLIKKHRPRYNVVLKDDKQYVLFRLDRKAEFPRLSVTRKVVRDGSVYFGPFTSGAAARTTWKLLGKVFPLRKCSDHVFRNRVRPCLYHHLHQCLAPCVLNVDRAVYKDMVRRVEMLLSGKSGELLTTLEKRMAEASAAMEYEQAALLRDQIRAVRQTVEGQVAVCHDTRDRDVLGLAASESGLGLGLLFIRQGRLLDEKQFFWPGLTLDEGPEVIQSFVMQFYGAARFIPPMIIVPYEMVEPLVAEVLAERRTGPVRLVLPRTTQEKKLLELARDVARQARQRRDSISARLARALNLPAEPERIECVDASHLGGSDMRVGQVVFEAGRRDREASRLYAFPDLEGTGDDYAALAAWARRRVESGPPWPDLVLIDGGRGQLAAVERALSECVEETCWELVAIAKGPSRRAGELEDVVFRPGRKNPMPLKPGSAELLFLQMVRDTAHRFVLGRQRIARKKTVLQSELTLLPGIGPKTARLLWDRFESLDAMLAADPQAIRALPGIGGKKAELIHAALQKLRATG encoded by the coding sequence ATGGCCGTGACCCAGGAGTTCAAATTTTTTGCCGCCGACTATCCCGACTCGCCGGGTGTGTATCTGATGAAGAACGCGCGCGGGCGGATCATCTATGTGGGCAAGGCCAAGCGGCTCAGGCGGCGGCTGGCCTCGTACTTTCAGAAAAGCTCTGGGCTGACCCCCAAGACCCTGGCCCTGGTCGGGCAAGTGTGCGCGGTGGACGTGCTGCTGACCGGGACCGAGAAGGAGGCCCTGCTCCTGGAGGAGGGGCTGATCAAGAAGCACCGGCCCCGCTACAACGTGGTCCTCAAGGACGACAAGCAGTATGTGCTCTTCCGGCTGGACCGGAAGGCCGAATTCCCCAGGCTGTCCGTGACCCGCAAGGTGGTGCGCGACGGGTCGGTCTATTTCGGGCCGTTCACTTCGGGCGCGGCGGCCAGGACCACCTGGAAGCTGCTGGGCAAGGTCTTTCCCTTGCGCAAGTGCTCGGACCATGTCTTCCGCAACCGGGTCAGGCCGTGCCTCTATCACCATCTGCATCAGTGCCTCGCGCCGTGCGTGCTCAATGTGGACCGGGCCGTGTACAAGGATATGGTCCGGCGCGTGGAGATGCTCCTCTCCGGCAAGTCGGGCGAGCTGCTGACCACCCTGGAGAAGCGCATGGCCGAAGCCTCGGCGGCCATGGAGTACGAGCAGGCGGCGCTCTTGCGCGACCAGATCCGGGCGGTGCGGCAGACTGTGGAAGGACAGGTGGCCGTGTGTCACGACACCCGCGACCGCGACGTGCTGGGGCTGGCCGCCAGCGAGAGTGGCCTGGGGCTCGGTCTGCTCTTCATCCGCCAGGGCAGACTCCTGGACGAAAAGCAGTTCTTCTGGCCGGGGTTGACCCTGGACGAGGGGCCGGAGGTGATCCAGAGTTTTGTGATGCAGTTCTACGGCGCGGCCCGGTTTATCCCGCCGATGATTATTGTTCCCTATGAGATGGTGGAGCCGCTGGTGGCCGAGGTGCTGGCCGAGCGGCGCACCGGCCCGGTGCGCCTCGTCCTGCCCCGGACAACGCAGGAGAAGAAACTGCTGGAATTGGCCCGCGACGTGGCCCGGCAGGCTCGTCAGCGCAGGGATTCCATCTCGGCCCGGCTGGCCCGCGCCCTCAACCTGCCCGCCGAGCCGGAGCGCATCGAGTGCGTGGACGCCTCGCACCTGGGCGGCAGCGACATGCGCGTGGGGCAGGTGGTGTTCGAGGCCGGGCGGCGCGACAGGGAAGCATCAAGGCTCTACGCCTTTCCCGACCTGGAAGGGACGGGCGACGACTACGCGGCCCTGGCCGCCTGGGCGCGCAGGCGGGTGGAGTCTGGCCCGCCGTGGCCCGATCTGGTGCTCATCGACGGCGGCAGGGGGCAGCTGGCCGCCGTGGAGCGGGCCTTGAGCGAATGCGTTGAAGAGACCTGCTGGGAGCTGGTTGCCATCGCCAAGGGGCCGTCGCGCCGGGCGGGCGAGCTGGAGGATGTGGTCTTCAGGCCGGGGCGCAAGAATCCCATGCCGCTGAAACCCGGCAGCGCTGAATTGTTGTTTTTGCAGATGGTGCGCGATACGGCCCACCGTTTCGTGCTCGGCAGGCAGCGCATCGCGCGCAAGAAGACGGTGCTGCAAAGCGAGCTGACCTTGCTGCCGGGCATCGGGCCGAAGACGGCGCGGCTGTTGTGGGATCGGTTCGAGTCGCTCGACGCCATGCTGGCGGCTGATCCCCAGGCCATCCGCGCCCTGCCCGGCATCGGCGGGAAAAAGGCGGAGCTGATCCACGCGGCCCTGCAAAAGCTCAGGGCGACGGGGTAG
- a CDS encoding metal-dependent hydrolase — protein MEITWFGHANFMIRTGETVVLIDPFFVGNPSSPTTYKEIERCDLILVTHDHNDHVGQTLELAARHDAEVVAIFDVIQNLITQGLPEHLGVGMNIGGTVSRLGLSIKMVQAMHSSVHGAAAGFIITLPDRTCIYNSGDTGLFGDMALFGKLHDINIAMLPIGGRFTMDAVQAAYACSLLGCRKVIPQHWGTWSVLAQNTTALAEQLMLLSPETELVELAIGEPTTL, from the coding sequence ATGGAGATCACCTGGTTCGGCCATGCGAATTTCATGATCAGGACAGGCGAAACAGTGGTGCTGATCGACCCGTTCTTCGTGGGCAACCCGTCCTCGCCCACGACCTACAAGGAGATCGAGCGGTGCGACCTCATCCTCGTCACCCACGACCACAACGACCATGTGGGCCAGACCCTGGAGCTGGCCGCCAGGCATGACGCCGAGGTGGTGGCCATCTTCGACGTGATCCAGAACCTCATCACCCAGGGACTGCCCGAGCATCTGGGCGTGGGCATGAACATCGGGGGCACGGTCTCCCGGCTCGGCCTTTCCATCAAGATGGTCCAGGCCATGCACTCGTCCGTGCATGGAGCCGCCGCTGGCTTCATCATCACCCTGCCCGACCGGACCTGCATCTACAACTCCGGGGACACCGGCCTGTTCGGCGACATGGCCCTGTTCGGCAAGCTCCACGACATCAACATCGCCATGCTGCCCATCGGCGGACGGTTCACCATGGACGCGGTCCAGGCGGCCTACGCCTGCTCGCTGCTCGGCTGCCGCAAGGTCATCCCGCAGCACTGGGGCACTTGGTCGGTCCTGGCCCAGAACACCACGGCCCTGGCCGAACAGCTCATGCTCCTTTCGCCCGAGACCGAGCTGGTGGAGCTTGCCATCGGCGAACCGACGACCCTCTAG
- a CDS encoding UbiX family flavin prenyltransferase, with product MDKKRIILAVTGASGTVYAAALANELGRRDDIELHLIISDAARQVMAQETDTTPDSLAARAFAVHPQADIGAPPASGSWRHQGMIICPCSMATLSAVATGAGNSLIHRAADVTLKERGRLVLVTRETPVSAIHLKNMLAANRAGAVIMPACPGFYHRPETIGDLAAHLAGRILDQLDIPHALHARWGE from the coding sequence ATGGACAAAAAACGAATCATCCTGGCAGTTACCGGCGCCAGCGGCACCGTTTACGCCGCCGCGCTGGCCAACGAGCTTGGCCGCCGGGACGACATTGAGCTGCACCTCATCATCTCCGACGCCGCCCGGCAGGTCATGGCGCAGGAAACGGACACCACACCCGACTCCCTCGCCGCCCGCGCCTTTGCCGTCCACCCCCAGGCTGACATCGGCGCGCCCCCGGCCAGCGGCTCGTGGCGGCACCAGGGCATGATCATCTGCCCCTGCTCCATGGCCACCCTCTCCGCCGTGGCCACCGGCGCGGGCAACTCGCTCATCCACCGGGCCGCGGACGTGACCCTCAAGGAGCGCGGACGCCTCGTGCTCGTCACCCGCGAGACCCCTGTCAGCGCCATCCACCTGAAGAACATGCTCGCGGCCAACCGGGCCGGAGCCGTGATCATGCCGGCATGTCCCGGTTTTTACCATCGCCCGGAGACCATCGGGGATCTGGCCGCCCATCTGGCGGGCAGGATTCTCGACCAACTGGACATCCCGCACGCGCTCCACGCCCGCTGGGGCGAGTGA
- a CDS encoding bacteriohemerythrin, with protein MPLMQWDTNLSVGVEEIDAQHKTLVDLVNQTYEAIQGQDHALLAELVDRMAAYGRTHFATEERYMRDHGFPGIEEHKFQHAKFNATVDDFRRKLDSQTNLTQVFVFLSSWLAAHIMNEDMRYAAHMAGREN; from the coding sequence ATGCCGCTGATGCAGTGGGACACGAACCTATCCGTGGGCGTCGAGGAGATCGACGCCCAGCACAAGACGCTCGTGGACCTGGTCAACCAGACCTACGAGGCCATCCAGGGACAGGACCACGCCCTATTGGCAGAGCTTGTGGACCGCATGGCCGCATACGGCAGAACGCACTTCGCCACCGAGGAGCGGTACATGCGCGACCACGGCTTCCCCGGCATTGAGGAGCACAAGTTCCAGCACGCCAAGTTCAACGCCACGGTGGACGACTTTCGGCGCAAGCTGGACAGCCAGACCAACCTGACCCAGGTGTTCGTCTTCCTGAGCAGTTGGCTGGCCGCGCATATCATGAACGAAGACATGCGCTACGCCGCCCACATGGCAGGGCGCGAAAACTGA
- a CDS encoding UbiD family decarboxylase: MGYINTRQCLDALEARGELVRIDTAVDARIEVGAIQRRVFLAGGPALLFTNVKGCRFPMAANIYGTRERMHFIFRDTIATVRRLMKLKLNPMEALRHPLRYLGAPRTAWHTLPRSVGTGPVMEHETTISALPQLVSWPMDGGGYVTLPQVYTESPDNPGYAGSNMGMYRVQLTGNDFLPDREVGLHYQIHRGIGHHHAQALAKGQPLRVNVFVGGPPAMTLAAVMPLPEGLAELFFAGAMAGHRIPMVSREGGLPIPAQADFCICGMVMPGEQKPEGPFGDHLGYYSLTHDFPVMRVDRVFHRSDAIWPFTTVGRPPQEDTVFGEFIHEMTAELVPSVFSGVHEVHAVDAAGVHPLLLAVGSERYVPYAQDRQPQELLTNAMSLLGNTQTSLSKYVVIAAREDMEPGLSCHDIPAFFGHMLRRVDLTRDLHFITRTTMDTLDYSGISLNQGSKLVLAAAGSPRRTLAAELPSGLDLPRGFRNARVFAPGIMVLKGPAHRRKRDQQDPAFDRLGEILSQVRGIEGFPLIVVADDAGFTAKDWDNFLWVTFTRSDPATDIYGAGAFTNAKHWGATLAVVIDARLKTYHAPPLAPDPEVERRVDALGAPGGPLHGII, from the coding sequence ATGGGATACATCAACACCAGACAGTGCCTTGACGCCCTTGAGGCCAGGGGCGAACTCGTGCGCATCGACACGGCGGTCGATGCCAGGATCGAGGTGGGGGCGATTCAGCGCAGGGTCTTCCTGGCGGGCGGTCCGGCGCTCCTCTTCACCAATGTCAAGGGATGCCGTTTTCCCATGGCCGCCAATATCTACGGCACGCGCGAGCGGATGCACTTCATCTTCCGCGACACCATCGCCACGGTGCGCCGGCTGATGAAACTCAAGCTCAACCCCATGGAGGCGCTCAGGCACCCGCTGCGATATCTGGGTGCGCCCCGTACGGCCTGGCACACCCTGCCGCGCAGCGTCGGGACCGGGCCGGTCATGGAGCATGAGACGACCATATCGGCCCTGCCTCAGCTGGTTTCCTGGCCAATGGACGGCGGCGGCTACGTGACCCTGCCCCAGGTCTACACCGAAAGCCCGGACAATCCGGGCTACGCCGGGTCCAACATGGGCATGTATCGGGTCCAGCTCACGGGCAACGACTTTTTGCCGGACCGCGAGGTGGGGCTGCACTACCAGATTCATCGGGGCATCGGCCATCATCACGCCCAGGCGCTTGCCAAGGGCCAGCCGCTCAGGGTCAACGTGTTTGTCGGCGGTCCCCCGGCCATGACCCTGGCCGCGGTCATGCCGCTGCCCGAGGGGCTGGCCGAGCTGTTCTTTGCCGGGGCCATGGCCGGGCATCGCATTCCCATGGTCAGCCGCGAGGGCGGTCTGCCCATTCCGGCCCAGGCGGATTTCTGCATCTGCGGCATGGTCATGCCCGGCGAGCAGAAGCCCGAGGGGCCGTTTGGCGACCATCTCGGCTACTACAGCCTGACGCACGATTTTCCGGTCATGCGCGTGGACAGGGTCTTTCACCGCAGCGACGCCATCTGGCCGTTCACCACCGTGGGCAGGCCGCCCCAGGAGGACACCGTGTTTGGCGAGTTCATCCACGAGATGACCGCGGAGCTGGTGCCCTCGGTCTTCTCGGGCGTGCACGAGGTCCACGCCGTGGACGCGGCGGGTGTCCATCCGCTGCTCCTGGCCGTGGGCAGCGAACGGTACGTGCCCTATGCCCAGGACAGGCAGCCCCAGGAGTTGCTGACCAACGCCATGTCCCTGCTGGGCAACACCCAGACCTCGCTCTCGAAATACGTGGTCATCGCGGCCAGGGAGGACATGGAGCCAGGGCTTTCCTGCCACGACATCCCGGCCTTTTTCGGCCACATGCTGCGGCGGGTGGACCTGACCCGCGACCTGCACTTCATCACCCGCACCACCATGGACACCCTGGACTATTCCGGCATCAGCCTCAACCAGGGGTCCAAGCTGGTGCTCGCCGCCGCAGGTTCGCCCAGACGGACACTGGCAGCCGAACTGCCGTCCGGCCTCGATCTGCCGCGCGGGTTCCGCAACGCCCGTGTGTTCGCGCCGGGCATCATGGTTCTCAAGGGACCGGCCCATCGCCGCAAGCGGGACCAGCAGGACCCGGCCTTTGACAGGCTGGGCGAAATCCTGTCGCAGGTCCGGGGCATCGAGGGGTTCCCCCTGATCGTGGTGGCCGACGACGCCGGTTTCACGGCAAAGGACTGGGACAACTTTCTCTGGGTGACCTTCACCCGCTCCGATCCGGCCACGGACATTTACGGCGCTGGCGCATTCACCAATGCCAAGCACTGGGGCGCGACCCTGGCCGTGGTCATCGACGCGCGTCTGAAGACCTACCACGCCCCGCCCCTTGCCCCGGACCCCGAGGTGGAGCGGCGCGTGGACGCCCTGGGCGCGCCCGGCGGGCCGCTGCACGGTATCATCTAG
- a CDS encoding Hpt domain-containing protein, protein MIKPGDEILEVYLEETSERLNTIETGLLQLERRSAPDSELVNSIFRDAHSVKAGANLLKLKVIEELAHTLENVLENVRTGKIPVTEMIITASLEAVDKLRELVDNIDRNDDISIRLHTAMLEMSVKKSLER, encoded by the coding sequence TTGATCAAACCGGGTGACGAAATCCTCGAGGTCTACCTCGAAGAGACCTCCGAACGGCTCAACACCATCGAGACGGGGCTGCTCCAGCTTGAGAGACGGTCCGCCCCGGACTCCGAACTGGTCAACTCCATTTTCCGCGACGCCCACTCGGTCAAGGCCGGGGCCAACCTCCTCAAGCTCAAGGTTATCGAGGAACTGGCCCATACGCTGGAGAACGTGCTTGAGAACGTCCGCACCGGAAAGATCCCGGTCACGGAGATGATCATCACCGCCAGCCTTGAAGCGGTGGACAAGCTCAGGGAACTGGTGGACAATATCGACCGCAATGATGACATCAGCATCCGGCTGCACACGGCCATGCTCGAAATGTCCGTCAAGAAATCTCTCGAACGCTGA